From the genome of Candidatus Competibacteraceae bacterium:
GCCGGTGGGGCGGTGATCCGCATGGACGACGTCACCGCCCGGGTCCGAATCGAATCCATGATGGTGCAGACTGAAAAAATGTTGTCGGTCGGAGGGCTGGCGGCCGGCATGGCGCATGAAATCAACAACCCACTCGGCGTGATCCTGCAGGGCAGTCAGAACATTCTGCGGCGCATCGACCCGGACAGGCCGCAGAACCGCGAGGCCGCCGCCGCCATCGACGCCGATTTGCATCGGATCAACCGTTATCTGGCGGAACGGGGCATCCTGCATTTCCTCGAAGGCATTCGCGAAGCCGGCGCGCGCGCCGCCAAGATCGTCGCCGACATGCTGTCGTTCAGCCGACGCAGCGAATCGCGCTTCGCCCTGGTGGACCTGGAAGACATGCTGGAAACCGTGCTGCGGCTGGCCGCCAGCGACTACGACCTGAAAAAAAAGTACGACTTCAGGCGCATCGCCATCGAACGCGATTACGACCCCGCGCTGCGCGTGATGTATTGCGACAAGACGGAAATCGAGCAGGTGATCCTGAATTTGCTCAAGAACGCCGCCCAAGCCATGGCCGACGACGGTACAGCGTCGCCAACCATCATCTTGCGCACCCGCCGCGAACCGGACGCCGTTTTGCTCGAAGTGATTGACAACGGACCCGGCATGGACCAAAAAACCCTTAACCGAATCTTCGAGCCCTTCTTTACCACCAAGGAGGTGGGGGCCGGGACGGGTTTGGGATTGTCGGTGTCCTATTTCATCATCACCGAGCAACACAACGGCCGGTTGTCGGTAAGCTCCAAACCGGGCCAGGGCACCTGTTTCAGCATTCGCCTGCCTTCGAACCGGGAGGCGCTACCATGAGCGCTTGGGTCTTGATTGTCGACGACGAGGAAATGATTCGGGAAAACCTGAAGGCCTACCTGGAGGACGAAGGCTGGCGGGTGGCGGCGTTTGAAGCCGTTGCTCCGGCTTTGCGCTGGCTGCGGGAAGGCACCTCCTGCCAAATCTGCATCATGGACATGCGCCTGCCCGACATGGACGGCAACACCGCCATCCGCATCCTGAATCACCTGTACCCCGGCATCGAATTCCTGATCCATACCGGGTCTTCCAGCTACAGCCTGCCCGACGATTTGCGA
Proteins encoded in this window:
- a CDS encoding response regulator — encoded protein: MSAWVLIVDDEEMIRENLKAYLEDEGWRVAAFEAVAPALRWLREGTSCQICIMDMRLPDMDGNTAIRILNHLYPGIEFLIHTGSSSYSLPDDLRALGLDDDRIYQKPLNDMAPLAAAVRTLATTREPRS